A region from the Triticum urartu cultivar G1812 chromosome 1, Tu2.1, whole genome shotgun sequence genome encodes:
- the LOC125529034 gene encoding fasciclin-like arabinogalactan protein 12: MASASRILLVAALLLAASAMTSAQKAKAPVKPAPEAADAPAAVEAPAKPAPAAADAPGAAAADGKPPTDVIALLKKSGRYDKFCDLLKETRVETQINAQLTDSYNGLTIFAPTDAAFDGLKAGTFNTLSSQEQIQMVLYCVLPRFYSLSMLGTLNGKVSTQASGHSGPYTYKIKPSGNNVNVSTGVKGNNMLLGSVVSKDFPLAVYSVDKMPLPYELFGPQPPTPAPAPAPAPTKSKPKKKKKSAGIAEAPEADDATADDDTEKSAAASLSGVARWAAVLGAAVLGAMF, translated from the coding sequence ATGGCGTCGGCGTCGCGGATCCTGCTCGTGGCCGCGCTGCTCCTGGCGGCGTCGGCAATGACGTCGGCGCAGAAGGCGAAGGCGCCCGTGAAGCCGGCCCCCGAGGCCGCCGACGCGCCCGCGGCCGTCGAGGCGCCCGCGAagcccgcccccgccgccgccgacgcgcccggggccgccgccgccgacgggAAGCCGCCGACGGACGTGATCGCGCTGCTGAAGAAGTCCGGCAGGTACGACAAGTTCTGCGACCTGCTCAAGGAGACCCGCGTGGAGACGCAGATCAACGCGCAGCTGACGGACAGCTACAACGGGCTGACCATCTTCGCCCCCACCGACGCCGCCTTCGACGGGCTCAAGGCCGGCACCTTCAACACGCTGTCGTCGCAGGAGCAGATCCAGATGGTGCTCTACTGCGTGCTCCCCAGGTTCTACTCGCTCTCCATGCTCGGCACCCTCAACGGCAAGGTGAGCACGCAGGCGTCCGGCCACTCCGGCCCCTACACCTACAAGATCAAGCCCTCCGGCAACAACGTCAACGTCTCCACCGGCGTCAAGGGCAACAACATGCTCCTCGGCAGCGTGGTGAGCAAGGACTTCCCGCTGGCCGTCTACTCCGTGGACAAGATGCCGCTCCCCTACGAGCTGTTCGGCCCGCAGCCGCCCACCCCGGCGCCCGCCCCGGCCCCGGCCCCCACCAAGTCCaagcccaagaagaagaagaagtccgCCGGGATCGCCGAGGCGCCCGAGGCCGACGACGCCACCGCCGACGACGACACCGAGAAGTCCGCCGCCGCGTCCCTCTCCGGCGTCGCCAGGTGGGCCGCTGTACTCGGTGCCGCCGTCCTCGGCGCCATGTTCTGA